One stretch of Tepidibacter hydrothermalis DNA includes these proteins:
- a CDS encoding accessory gene regulator B family protein, producing MNISKKLSVFILNCIKPYVSSISQDDFEIAQYGIEVFCMNLCKIPIIFLLAYLFNILDYSILVYILFGLIRNYTWGIHMRTSLTCLILTCVCFFGVVFLSKALILHIAIKFFISLICIYILYKYAPADTEERPCLSEKIRKSNKSKALTLGFIYILASFIVYNRVISNMFLLSLFIQCLMISPITYKIFKRRYNNYEYYEQY from the coding sequence ATGAATATTTCAAAAAAACTTAGTGTCTTTATATTAAACTGTATAAAACCCTATGTAAGTTCTATATCACAAGATGATTTTGAAATAGCTCAATATGGTATAGAAGTTTTTTGTATGAATTTGTGCAAAATCCCTATAATATTTCTTCTAGCATACCTTTTTAATATATTAGATTATTCTATATTAGTTTATATATTGTTTGGGTTAATTCGAAATTATACTTGGGGAATTCATATGAGAACTAGTTTAACGTGTTTGATTCTGACCTGTGTATGTTTCTTCGGAGTAGTATTTTTGTCTAAAGCACTTATATTACATATTGCAATTAAATTTTTTATTTCTTTAATCTGTATTTATATACTATATAAATATGCTCCAGCCGATACAGAAGAACGACCTTGTTTAAGTGAAAAAATTCGAAAATCAAATAAATCGAAAGCTCTTACTTTAGGATTCATATATATATTAGCATCATTTATTGTCTATAATAGAGTAATTTCTAATATGTTTTTACTATCATTATTTATTCAATGTTTAATGATTTCTCCAATTACATATAAAATATTTAAAAGGAGGTATAACAATTATGAATACTACGAGCAATATTAA
- a CDS encoding AgrD family cyclic lactone autoinducer peptide — MNTTSNIKSSISKYILKLAVSSAMSANSASRHGMFEEPKAPECLLKRLKKED; from the coding sequence ATGAATACTACGAGCAATATTAAATCATCAATTTCCAAATATATTCTTAAATTGGCTGTTTCATCTGCAATGTCTGCAAATTCAGCATCTAGACATGGTATGTTTGAAGAACCTAAAGCTCCAGAATGCCTTTTAAAAAGATTAAAAAAAGAGGACTAA
- a CDS encoding IS3 family transposase, producing the protein MSKITFSKDNIERLNKNPYVKRVSEKSITYSDEFKIMFIEEYLRGSTPRTIFIDAGFDVEILGVKRYEQAAARWIKAYKKDGIIGLSDTRRVNSGRPSNAPVSKDDIISKQEAKIKLLEEQLELLKKLDVTERRLVNNCVNLTNNEVYELILKTVSKKDYSGTVSYCCSILGVSRSGYYHYLKTAPSRTIRENEDLKARDIILKAYNYRGYKKGSRSIKMTLENEFGIIYSRKKIQRIMRKYSIVCPIRKANPYRRIAKATKEHRVVPNLLQRNFKQGIPGKVLLTDITYIPYGINKMAYLSAIKDSSSNDILAYHVSDRITLDIATITIKKLVNTHKADLHDEAFIHSDQGVHYTSPKFQKLLKSHNLGQSMSRRGNCWDNAPQESFFGHMKDEVDFKTCSTLEEVINKVDNYMDYYNNYRCQWGLKKMTPKQFRNHLLNAA; encoded by the coding sequence ATGAGTAAAATTACATTTTCAAAAGACAATATTGAAAGATTAAATAAGAACCCTTATGTAAAGCGCGTTAGCGAGAAGTCAATAACATACTCTGACGAGTTTAAAATAATGTTTATTGAGGAGTATTTAAGAGGAAGCACACCACGAACTATTTTCATTGATGCTGGATTTGACGTTGAAATACTTGGTGTCAAGCGCTATGAACAGGCGGCAGCCAGATGGATAAAAGCGTACAAGAAAGATGGAATTATAGGATTAAGTGATACTAGAAGAGTGAATTCAGGCAGACCAAGTAATGCTCCAGTTTCAAAGGACGATATTATTAGCAAACAAGAAGCTAAAATAAAACTGCTTGAGGAACAATTAGAATTGCTAAAAAAGCTCGACGTGACAGAAAGGAGGCTGGTAAACAACTGCGTAAATCTAACAAATAATGAAGTATATGAGTTAATTTTAAAGACTGTGTCTAAAAAAGATTATTCAGGCACAGTTTCTTATTGCTGCTCAATTTTAGGGGTTTCACGTTCAGGTTATTATCATTATTTAAAGACAGCACCTTCTAGAACTATAAGGGAGAATGAAGATTTAAAAGCTAGAGATATTATATTAAAGGCTTATAATTATAGAGGTTATAAGAAAGGTTCTAGATCAATTAAAATGACACTAGAAAATGAGTTTGGTATTATATACAGTAGAAAAAAAATCCAAAGGATTATGCGAAAATACAGTATAGTATGTCCTATAAGAAAAGCCAATCCGTATAGAAGAATAGCCAAAGCGACAAAAGAACATAGAGTAGTACCTAATCTGCTACAGAGAAATTTCAAACAGGGTATTCCTGGCAAGGTGCTACTTACTGATATCACATACATCCCTTACGGGATAAATAAAATGGCATATTTATCAGCTATCAAAGATAGCTCTAGTAACGATATTCTAGCATATCATGTATCTGATCGAATTACTTTAGATATAGCTACAATTACAATTAAAAAATTAGTTAATACACATAAAGCTGATTTACATGATGAAGCTTTTATCCATTCTGACCAAGGGGTCCACTATACAAGCCCTAAATTCCAAAAATTACTAAAAAGCCATAATCTAGGACAATCCATGTCTAGACGTGGTAACTGCTGGGATAATGCACCTCAAGAATCCTTCTTTGGTCATATGAAGGATGAAGTAGATTTCAAAACATGTTCTACACTTGAAGAAGTAATTAATAAAGTTGATAATTACATGGATTACTATAATAATTATAGATGTCAATGGGGATTAAAAAAGATGACTCCTAAACAATTTAGAAATCATCTTTTGAATGCAGCTTAA
- a CDS encoding MFS transporter, with translation MASFNEAKTCDVLDKSKVDKMMKYRWIVWGVLAFAYIIVFFHRLAPGVVKDDLINEFNISGTTFANLGAMYFYAYMIMQIPAGMLADSLGARKTVSIGVLLSGIGSIVFGMAPTISLAFVGRLLVGIGVSVVFVPILKIQSVWFKESEFGIMSGITSFAGNLGGIIAQTPLALLVAAITWRSSFVVMGVFSIIISVLCYVIVRNDPKDMGYPSIAEIEGKDIKNVDRPKINMKKAVIQVVLNPGTWPGFFIFAGFFGAFVSLTGAWGNGYIADVYNVSKIQASNYMIFPVFGLAIGSIFIGVISDKMRKRKTPMMIFGSVYLLCWGIIVFGGRIDTSVLKIVLFILGFTCSTFVLGWACAKEVNPPEIAGISTSIVNIGGIFGAAIMPSILGGVFDKYSATLGSVELYSKAFMFCFLSALVGYVFVFLVKETNCRNIYSK, from the coding sequence ATGGCAAGCTTTAATGAAGCAAAAACTTGTGATGTTTTGGATAAAAGCAAGGTAGACAAAATGATGAAATACAGGTGGATTGTATGGGGAGTACTTGCGTTTGCATATATTATAGTATTTTTTCATAGATTAGCACCTGGGGTTGTTAAGGATGATCTGATAAATGAGTTTAATATTTCTGGTACCACGTTTGCAAATTTAGGAGCTATGTATTTTTACGCTTATATGATAATGCAAATTCCAGCTGGGATGTTAGCAGATTCATTAGGTGCTAGAAAGACTGTTTCTATAGGAGTATTATTATCTGGAATAGGATCTATTGTGTTTGGAATGGCGCCTACTATATCTCTAGCATTTGTAGGAAGATTGCTTGTAGGGATTGGTGTATCTGTTGTATTCGTACCTATACTTAAGATACAGTCTGTTTGGTTTAAGGAAAGTGAATTTGGAATAATGTCTGGTATTACTTCTTTTGCAGGGAATTTAGGCGGAATAATAGCTCAAACTCCTCTTGCTCTACTTGTTGCAGCGATAACTTGGAGAAGTTCATTCGTTGTTATGGGTGTTTTTTCTATAATAATAAGTGTTCTTTGTTATGTGATAGTTAGAAATGATCCTAAAGATATGGGATATCCGTCTATAGCAGAGATTGAAGGTAAGGATATAAAGAATGTTGATAGACCTAAGATAAATATGAAAAAGGCAGTTATACAGGTTGTACTTAATCCAGGAACTTGGCCAGGATTCTTTATATTTGCAGGATTCTTTGGTGCTTTTGTTTCATTGACTGGAGCTTGGGGAAATGGATATATAGCTGATGTATATAATGTGTCTAAGATACAGGCTTCTAATTATATGATATTTCCTGTTTTTGGACTAGCTATTGGAAGTATATTTATTGGGGTTATTTCTGATAAGATGAGAAAGAGAAAGACTCCTATGATGATATTTGGAAGTGTTTATCTACTTTGTTGGGGGATTATTGTTTTTGGTGGAAGAATCGATACTAGTGTATTAAAGATTGTGCTGTTTATACTAGGTTTTACTTGTTCTACGTTTGTACTTGGATGGGCTTGTGCAAAAGAGGTGAACCCACCAGAGATAGCGGGTATATCAACTTCTATTGTTAATATTGGAGGGATATTTGGAGCTGCTATTATGCCATCTATACTTGGAGGCGTGTTTGATAAGTATTCAGCTACTTTAGGTAGTGTTGAGCTTTATAGTAAGGCATTTATGTTCTGCTTTTTGAGTGCTCTTGTAGGGTATGTATTTGTATTCTTGGTTAAAGAGACTAATTGTAGGAATATATATTCTAAGTAA
- a CDS encoding DUF2971 domain-containing protein: MWKKEFIKKMFAINIEDTDICGAIDLKYKNIPKSLFRYRTFDEKGHNLDNLASDSVWLSSPMDFNDPYDSALTLNLQNRFFDNTKKNFIETLKKNKSVSQKEMNIINNPDYTQDDLFRFVVNNSPEIPHDKKEEASKILKSVIQKQLDKLIADCDSSFKSLMYIACFSEVKDSILMWSHYAANHEGFCIEYDFKRLGNSDVRTRMLYPVIYNNNLFDATEYLMPSSQKEKTNILFNQYAAINKSQEWSYEKEWRLIIGSGVLKNATSYNSPKANAIYLGARASEENIKKVKLIAQSKNIPLYKMEMSKYQFKLEPILLD; the protein is encoded by the coding sequence ATGTGGAAAAAAGAATTTATAAAAAAAATGTTTGCGATTAATATAGAGGATACCGATATATGCGGAGCAATAGATCTAAAATATAAAAATATACCAAAATCATTATTTAGATATCGAACATTTGATGAAAAAGGACATAATCTTGATAATCTTGCTTCTGATAGTGTTTGGTTATCAAGTCCAATGGATTTTAATGATCCATATGACTCTGCCTTAACCTTAAATTTGCAAAATAGGTTTTTTGATAATACTAAAAAAAATTTTATTGAAACTCTCAAAAAAAATAAATCAGTATCGCAGAAAGAAATGAATATAATTAACAATCCAGATTATACGCAAGATGACTTATTTAGATTTGTTGTAAATAATAGTCCTGAAATACCTCATGACAAAAAGGAAGAAGCATCAAAAATACTTAAATCCGTAATTCAAAAACAATTAGATAAACTCATAGCTGATTGTGATAGTTCATTTAAATCACTTATGTATATTGCGTGTTTTAGTGAAGTTAAGGATTCAATATTAATGTGGAGCCATTATGCAGCAAATCATGAAGGATTTTGTATTGAATATGATTTTAAAAGATTAGGAAATAGTGACGTTAGAACTAGAATGCTTTATCCTGTGATTTACAACAATAATCTTTTTGATGCTACAGAATATCTAATGCCTTCTTCACAAAAAGAAAAAACGAATATTTTATTTAATCAATATGCAGCTATTAATAAATCGCAAGAATGGTCATATGAAAAAGAATGGCGTTTAATTATAGGAAGTGGTGTTTTAAAAAATGCTACGTCTTATAATTCACCAAAAGCGAACGCAATTTATCTTGGGGCTAGAGCTTCTGAAGAAAATATTAAAAAAGTTAAGCTTATTGCACAAAGTAAGAATATACCATTATATAAAATGGAAATGTCAAAATACCAATTTAAGTTAGAGCCAATATTATTAGATTAA
- the iorA gene encoding indolepyruvate ferredoxin oxidoreductase subunit alpha, which produces MKKLMTGNEAIARGFYEAGGSIACAYPGTPSTEVLENIALYKDIYSEWAPNEKVALEVAIGSSIAGARSLAAMKHVGVNVAADPLMTFGYTGVNGGMVLVSADDPGMHSSQNEQDNRYYAKFAKIAMIEPSDSQEAKDFMKDAMEISEKFDVPVLYRVTTRICHSKTLVEFSDREEVGIKKYEKNIAKFVATPGNGRKLHVVVEDKLKKMEEFSNETRLNQVEWNDKKVGVITSGISYQYAKEVFGDNVSYLKLGFTHPLPFAKIEDFAKQVETLYVIEELEPYIEEQIKARGIDCIGKEKISNLGELNPDIIASALLGTEGEVAAAVAELKEDVIGRPPTLCAGCPHRGFFYTLSKKKNVMITGDIGCYTLGSAEPLNAMDTCICMGASISAGHGAQKAFNFHNVDKRVVSVIGDSTFFHTGILSLVDVMYNKGNSITVILDNRITGMTGHQQNPGTGYTLMGEETNQIDIPSVCKAIGVKNIIVVNPLDLNANEEALNKALASDEPSVIITQWPCALKKFSKEDKERFDCTPKTYEVKEDKCKQCKMCLKSGCPAISFDEVAKIDKTMCVGCSVCAQVCPFDAIEKVGE; this is translated from the coding sequence ATGAAAAAACTTATGACAGGTAATGAAGCTATTGCTAGAGGATTTTATGAAGCAGGTGGAAGTATAGCTTGTGCTTATCCAGGAACTCCATCTACTGAGGTACTTGAAAATATAGCTTTATATAAAGATATATATTCTGAATGGGCTCCAAATGAAAAAGTAGCACTTGAAGTCGCTATAGGATCATCTATAGCAGGAGCTAGATCTTTAGCTGCTATGAAGCATGTTGGAGTTAACGTTGCAGCAGATCCTCTAATGACTTTTGGTTACACTGGTGTTAATGGAGGAATGGTATTAGTATCTGCAGATGATCCAGGAATGCATTCATCTCAAAATGAGCAGGACAACAGATATTATGCTAAGTTTGCTAAGATTGCAATGATAGAGCCTAGTGATTCACAAGAGGCAAAGGATTTTATGAAGGATGCTATGGAAATATCAGAAAAATTTGATGTACCTGTTTTATATAGAGTAACAACTAGAATATGTCATTCTAAAACTTTAGTTGAATTTAGTGATAGAGAAGAAGTAGGAATCAAAAAGTACGAAAAAAATATAGCTAAGTTTGTAGCAACTCCAGGTAATGGTAGAAAGTTACATGTTGTAGTTGAAGATAAATTAAAGAAAATGGAAGAGTTCAGTAATGAAACTCGTTTAAATCAAGTAGAGTGGAACGATAAAAAAGTGGGAGTTATAACTTCAGGTATATCTTATCAATATGCTAAAGAGGTGTTTGGAGATAATGTTTCTTATCTTAAATTAGGATTTACTCATCCACTTCCATTTGCAAAAATAGAAGATTTTGCTAAACAAGTAGAAACTTTATATGTAATAGAAGAGTTAGAACCATATATAGAAGAACAAATAAAGGCTAGAGGAATTGATTGTATAGGAAAAGAGAAAATATCTAATTTAGGAGAGTTAAATCCTGATATAATAGCGAGTGCTCTTTTAGGTACAGAAGGTGAAGTAGCAGCTGCTGTTGCAGAGCTTAAGGAAGATGTAATAGGTAGACCTCCAACATTATGTGCAGGATGTCCACATAGAGGATTCTTCTATACTTTATCTAAGAAAAAGAATGTAATGATTACAGGAGATATAGGATGTTATACTCTAGGTTCAGCAGAACCACTTAATGCTATGGATACATGTATTTGTATGGGAGCATCTATAAGTGCAGGCCATGGAGCTCAAAAAGCATTTAATTTCCATAATGTAGATAAGAGAGTAGTAAGTGTTATAGGAGACTCAACTTTCTTCCATACAGGAATATTAAGTTTAGTAGATGTTATGTACAATAAAGGTAATTCAATAACTGTAATATTAGATAATAGAATAACTGGTATGACAGGACACCAACAAAATCCAGGAACAGGATATACTTTAATGGGAGAAGAAACTAATCAAATAGATATCCCAAGTGTATGTAAGGCTATAGGGGTTAAGAATATAATTGTTGTAAATCCTCTTGATTTAAATGCTAATGAGGAAGCTTTAAATAAAGCTCTTGCATCTGATGAGCCATCAGTAATAATAACTCAATGGCCTTGTGCACTTAAAAAATTCTCTAAAGAAGATAAAGAGAGATTTGATTGTACACCTAAGACTTATGAGGTTAAAGAAGATAAGTGTAAGCAGTGTAAGATGTGCTTAAAATCAGGATGTCCAGCAATATCATTTGATGAGGTTGCTAAGATAGATAAAACTATGTGTGTTGGATGTAGTGTATGTGCTCAAGTATGTCCATTTGATGCTATAGAAAAGGTTGGTGAATAA
- a CDS encoding indolepyruvate oxidoreductase subunit beta encodes MCNVKNVLLVGVGGQGIILASKVLSSGLIDSGYDVKMSEVHGMAQRGGSVTTQVRYGEKVYSPIIGKGQADIIVAFERVEALRWLEYLKPGGKIVINDYAIPSATVLSGKEAYPENIIEKMEAKYEDITVIDAANEAIALGNIKAQNIIMLGGLIKSLGIEEINWDKALKDNVKEKFVELNMKAVKKGLESGVKEKAL; translated from the coding sequence ATGTGTAATGTAAAAAACGTTTTATTAGTAGGTGTTGGGGGACAAGGAATAATACTAGCTTCAAAGGTATTATCAAGCGGATTAATAGATTCAGGCTATGATGTTAAGATGTCTGAGGTTCATGGTATGGCACAAAGAGGTGGAAGTGTTACAACTCAAGTAAGATATGGAGAAAAAGTATATTCACCTATAATCGGAAAAGGTCAAGCTGATATAATAGTAGCATTTGAAAGAGTAGAGGCTTTAAGATGGTTAGAGTATTTAAAGCCAGGTGGAAAGATTGTAATAAACGATTACGCTATTCCATCAGCAACTGTTTTATCTGGAAAAGAAGCATATCCAGAAAATATAATTGAAAAGATGGAAGCAAAATATGAGGATATAACAGTTATAGATGCAGCTAATGAAGCTATAGCACTTGGAAATATAAAGGCTCAAAATATAATAATGCTTGGTGGACTTATTAAGTCACTGGGAATTGAAGAGATAAATTGGGATAAGGCATTAAAAGATAATGTTAAAGAGAAGTTTGTAGAGTTAAATATGAAGGCTGTTAAGAAAGGTCTTGAGAGCGGAGTAAAAGAAAAAGCATTATAG
- the hisC gene encoding histidinol-phosphate transaminase: protein MSENLFRKEVASIKPYIPGKSVDELKKELGIEDIEKLASNENPLGPSPKAVEEIKKELDSIHIYPDPNCTKLKDGLCKRYNLKHENIVVGNGGEELLKIIAQTFINEGDEAIMANPTFGKYASEVLFMGGVAHQIELKDYKHDFEKFVEKINDKTKLIYVCNPNNPTGNIMTKDDVDYLVKNTPENVVLVFDEAYYEYAIKNDKYPDSLEILRNRPNTIILRTFSKVAGIASVRVGYLLTSSEITSAMNKMKMVFHVNRLAQAAGIGALGDPAHIDKTVKLNYECMSMMEKYFEENNMEYIKSNANFVFVNVGLDSKLVFEELLKKGIIVRPGYLWNCKDWLRVSTGTKDQIQKFIDALQEVLEDNKIHA, encoded by the coding sequence ATGAGTGAAAATCTGTTCAGAAAAGAAGTAGCTTCCATAAAGCCGTATATACCTGGGAAGTCTGTAGATGAATTAAAGAAGGAATTAGGTATTGAAGATATTGAGAAACTTGCATCTAATGAAAATCCATTAGGTCCATCTCCTAAAGCTGTTGAGGAAATAAAAAAGGAATTAGATAGTATACATATATATCCAGATCCTAATTGTACTAAGCTAAAAGATGGATTATGCAAAAGATATAATCTAAAGCATGAAAATATAGTTGTAGGAAATGGTGGGGAAGAACTTCTAAAGATAATAGCTCAAACTTTTATAAATGAAGGTGATGAAGCTATAATGGCTAATCCTACATTTGGAAAATATGCCAGTGAGGTTCTTTTTATGGGGGGAGTTGCTCACCAAATAGAACTTAAAGATTATAAGCATGATTTTGAGAAATTCGTTGAAAAGATCAATGATAAAACAAAATTAATTTATGTATGTAATCCAAACAATCCTACTGGAAATATAATGACTAAAGATGATGTTGATTATTTAGTAAAAAATACTCCAGAAAATGTAGTTTTGGTATTTGATGAAGCTTATTATGAATATGCTATAAAGAATGATAAGTATCCAGATTCTTTAGAGATATTAAGAAATAGACCAAATACTATTATACTTAGAACATTCTCAAAGGTTGCTGGAATTGCATCTGTGAGAGTTGGATATTTGCTTACATCAAGTGAAATAACTAGTGCTATGAATAAGATGAAAATGGTATTTCACGTTAATAGATTAGCTCAAGCTGCAGGAATTGGAGCTTTAGGTGATCCTGCTCATATAGATAAAACTGTCAAGCTTAATTATGAGTGCATGAGCATGATGGAAAAATACTTTGAAGAAAACAACATGGAATATATAAAGTCTAATGCAAATTTTGTATTCGTAAATGTTGGACTTGATTCAAAGTTAGTATTTGAAGAATTACTTAAAAAAGGAATAATAGTAAGACCAGGATATCTTTGGAATTGTAAAGACTGGTTAAGAGTAAGTACAGGAACTAAAGACCAAATTCAAAAATTCATAGATGCATTACAAGAAGTATTAGAAGATAATAAAATACATGCTTAA
- a CDS encoding sigma-54 interaction domain-containing protein, which produces MKKISIISYTLSEINTYYEQIKSLFSQNIEIEKFCVDEINAEINSDVVLVPSYNVFETIKKHIKNKAELVIANRTITKAAFEKIMNIKSGSKVYLLDHNYQMALQMTCVMYQLGIRHIELIPICESIKKDIEDSELIVFKDYENRGYNTINIGNTLLDISTIIDIGVKLNLVEILQRQDIKRSYKEIVTKDVGLSNVMGRTNQFESQLDILRQVADDGIIGVDSNGQIYSCNKNAQSIIGYKSEAIVGKYITETLSTIPFQYSIKMLKPIKEKLIKVNGYDVVVSIHPIIHSNKQYGAIAILKRFSDTEIKQHKLRAQLIGKGHKAKYRFDDIIGKSDIITKTKDIAIRMSKSDSSILISGESGTGKELFAQAIHNNSYKKNYQFVAINCGAFPESLLESELFGYEEGAFTGARKGGKPGLFELAHNGTLFLDEIGEMPINLQKRLLRVLQEREVMRIGGDRLIKVNIRLIAATNRNLKEMVKKGDFREDLYYRLNVLPLKIPALRNRKEDILIIMNEMKRKSGYNFNLTSRAKEQLIDHTWRGNIRELKNYIEYFSNIGTDSIDIDDLPFKEENLNSIVFNFHEKELLDKFREDVGKDEYKYVFILKQLEEGYKNEKRLGRRTLYNKAKNEGIFISEQEIRLILINLEKFMMVDINKGRRGTNITKYGIKVVEHLGMG; this is translated from the coding sequence ATGAAAAAAATCAGCATAATAAGCTATACCTTATCAGAAATAAATACTTACTATGAACAGATAAAAAGTTTATTCTCACAAAATATAGAAATTGAAAAGTTTTGTGTTGATGAAATAAATGCAGAGATAAATTCTGATGTAGTTCTAGTACCATCGTATAATGTATTTGAAACTATAAAAAAACATATAAAGAATAAAGCTGAATTGGTAATAGCAAATAGGACTATAACAAAAGCTGCATTTGAAAAAATTATGAATATAAAGTCAGGAAGCAAGGTATATTTGTTAGACCATAATTATCAAATGGCACTTCAAATGACCTGTGTAATGTACCAACTTGGGATTAGACATATAGAACTTATACCAATATGCGAAAGTATAAAAAAAGATATAGAAGATAGCGAGCTTATAGTATTTAAAGATTACGAAAATAGAGGTTACAATACTATAAATATAGGAAATACGTTACTAGATATAAGTACTATTATAGATATAGGTGTAAAGTTAAATTTAGTAGAAATATTACAAAGACAAGATATAAAAAGAAGTTATAAAGAAATAGTTACTAAGGATGTAGGTCTTTCTAATGTTATGGGAAGAACTAACCAATTTGAAAGTCAGCTGGATATATTACGTCAAGTTGCAGATGATGGAATAATAGGAGTCGATTCAAATGGACAAATATATTCTTGTAACAAAAATGCACAAAGTATTATAGGATATAAAAGTGAAGCAATAGTAGGAAAATATATAACTGAAACTTTGTCTACTATACCGTTTCAGTATTCTATAAAAATGTTAAAACCTATAAAAGAGAAACTTATAAAGGTAAATGGGTACGATGTAGTAGTATCTATTCATCCTATAATACATTCTAATAAACAGTATGGAGCGATAGCTATACTAAAAAGATTTAGTGATACAGAAATAAAGCAGCATAAATTAAGAGCTCAATTAATAGGTAAGGGTCATAAGGCTAAGTATAGATTTGATGATATAATTGGAAAAAGTGATATTATAACTAAAACAAAGGATATAGCAATTAGAATGTCTAAGTCAGATTCATCAATACTTATAAGTGGAGAGAGTGGAACCGGTAAAGAACTATTTGCACAAGCTATACATAATAATTCTTATAAAAAAAATTATCAATTTGTAGCTATTAACTGTGGAGCTTTTCCTGAGAGCTTGCTTGAGAGTGAATTATTTGGATATGAAGAAGGGGCTTTTACAGGAGCTAGAAAAGGTGGAAAACCAGGGCTATTTGAACTTGCACATAATGGAACCTTATTTCTAGATGAAATAGGTGAAATGCCTATCAACTTACAAAAAAGATTACTTAGGGTGTTACAGGAAAGAGAAGTTATGAGGATTGGTGGAGATAGGCTTATAAAAGTAAATATAAGACTTATAGCTGCTACTAATAGAAACTTAAAGGAAATGGTTAAAAAAGGAGATTTTAGAGAAGACTTATATTATAGACTTAATGTACTGCCTTTGAAAATCCCAGCTCTTAGAAATAGAAAAGAAGATATATTGATTATAATGAATGAAATGAAAAGAAAATCAGGATACAATTTTAATTTAACTAGTAGAGCTAAAGAACAACTTATAGATCACACTTGGAGAGGTAATATAAGAGAATTAAAAAACTATATAGAGTATTTTTCTAATATAGGAACTGATTCTATAGATATAGATGATTTGCCGTTTAAAGAAGAAAATTTGAATTCAATAGTATTTAACTTTCATGAAAAAGAACTGTTAGATAAATTTAGAGAAGATGTTGGAAAAGATGAGTACAAGTATGTATTCATATTAAAACAACTTGAAGAAGGTTATAAAAATGAAAAAAGACTTGGAAGAAGAACCTTATATAATAAAGCTAAAAACGAAGGGATATTTATAAGCGAACAAGAAATACGACTTATACTTATAAATCTTGAAAAATTTATGATGGTAGATATAAATAAAGGTAGGCGTGGAACTAATATAACTAAATATGGAATCAAAGTTGTTGAACACTTAGGAATGGGTTAA